From Montipora foliosa isolate CH-2021 chromosome 6, ASM3666993v2, whole genome shotgun sequence, a single genomic window includes:
- the LOC138005522 gene encoding uncharacterized protein, with product MVVTTKEYRSWYDKSAETAKITKKPEVTHYHVNPTCISSKNAAFQASLHLSITPDDRERMLEVHKNFLQNSLNITRLLSYVSLVDEEIELLSDDDGGESDVSNGVTDSECKFLDASAGYPGSVHDARIFRRSDLFRQISTGDIMGGTRVINNVNVRPYLIGDTAYPLCPHLMTAYHSGRLTPPQQRFNKVLTKLRVVVERAYGKLKMRWRCILKELEDDTQRVADITLACCILHNFCIIMGDDFDDSDEDEISDDDDDDGREDDDEGQEIRRALTEDLSQ from the exons ATGGTGGTAACCACCAAAGAGTATCGCAGTTGGTACGACAAATCTGCTGAGACAGCCAAAATTACCAAGAAGCCTGAGGTAACGCATTATCATGTGAATCCTACTTGCATCTCCTCAAAGAATGCAGCGTTCCAAGCGTCTCTTCATTTGAGTATTACTCCTGATGACAGGGAGCGTATGCTTGAGGTGCACAAGAACTTCTTGCAGAACTCCTTGAACATTACACGTCTTCT ATCATATGTTTCGTTAGTGGATGAGGAAATCGAACTGCTCTCTGATGACGACGGTGGTGAGAGCGATGTCTCAAAT GGAGTAACTGACTCAGAATGCAAGTTTTTAGACGCTAGTGCGGGGTACCCTGGAAGTGTTCATGATGCGAGGATTTTTCGTCGAAGCGATCTTTTCAGGCAAATTTCTACGGGTGATATAATGGGAGGGACTAGGGTCATCAACAATGTAAACGTAAGGCCGTATTTGATTGGGGACACTGCCTACCCCCTATGTCCTCACCTCATGACGGCCTACCACAGCGGACGCTTAACCCCACCCCAACAAAGGTTTAACAAGGTGCTTACGAAGCTACGGGTGGTTGTGGAAAGAGCTTACGGAAAATTGAAGATGCGTTGGCGATGCATTCTAAAGGAATTAGAGGATGACACTCAAAGAGTGGCAGATATCACACTAGCTTGCTGCATTTTACACAATTTCTGTATCATCATGGGAGACGATTTCGATGATTCTGATGAGGATGAAATcagtgatgacgatgatgacgatggacGAGAAGATGATGACGAAGGTCAGGAGATAAGACGAGCCCTCACAGAAGACCTCTCACAGTAG